In Jannaschia sp. W003, the genomic stretch GGCCCAGCGCCGTCAGCGCCCGCGTCACGGGGGGCAGCGCGGGGTCGCCCTCGTAGCCCAGCCACTTGAACGGCACGCCCAGCACCCGGGCCAGCGCCCGCAGGGCGGGCGGCGCGCCGATCTGGTCCAGCACCACCGTCATGGCGCCGGTGCGCTCGAAGGTGGCGCCGGTGCGGATCAGCCGCCAGATGTTGTGCGGCCCCCTCACAGCCGCCACCCCGAATGGAGGGCCGCGATGCCGAAGCTCAGGTTGCGGTAGCGCACCTGCCCGAAGCCCGCGTCTGCGATCATCGCCGCGAAGCGGTCCTGATCCGGGAAGCGGCGGATCGACTCCACGAGGTACTGGTAGCTGTCGCGGTCGCCCGCGAGCATCTCGCCCATCGGCGGGATCACGTTGAACGAGTAGAGGTCGTAGAGCCGCTGCAGAAGCGGGTTGGGAAGCTGCGAGAACTCCAGCACCATCAGGCGGCCGCCCGGGCGCAGCACGCGGTAGGCCTCGCGCAGGGCATCGTTGATGCGGGTCACGTTCCGGATGCCGAACGAGATCGTGTAGGCGTCGAAGCTGGCATCCTCGAAGGGCAGCGCCATGGCGTCGCCCACCACCCAGTCGATCGCGGCGCCCTCGGCCTCGGCCCTCTGCCGGCCCGCCACCAGCATGCCTTCCGTCAGGTCGCACACCACCG encodes the following:
- the ubiE gene encoding bifunctional demethylmenaquinone methyltransferase/2-methoxy-6-polyprenyl-1,4-benzoquinol methylase UbiE, with the translated sequence MAEQSGPRRTHFGAREVDEDAKARLVHGVFTSVASKYDVMNDAMSLGIHRAWKDAMMDWLAPRPGQRLLDVAGGTGDIAFRFLARAPGASAVVCDLTEGMLVAGRQRAEAEGAAIDWVVGDAMALPFEDASFDAYTISFGIRNVTRINDALREAYRVLRPGGRLMVLEFSQLPNPLLQRLYDLYSFNVIPPMGEMLAGDRDSYQYLVESIRRFPDQDRFAAMIADAGFGQVRYRNLSFGIAALHSGWRL